A genome region from Tenrec ecaudatus isolate mTenEca1 chromosome 13, mTenEca1.hap1, whole genome shotgun sequence includes the following:
- the LOC142424270 gene encoding intraflagellar transport protein 70B yields the protein MAGLSGSEIPDGEFTATVYRLVRDSRFAEAVQLLGGEVQRSARSRAGLSLLGYCYYRLQEFALAAECYEQLSQLHPDLEQYRLYQAQALYKACLYPEATRVAFLLLDNPAYNGRVLRLQAAIKYSEGDLPGARSLVEQLLSGDGGDDGGGESELDGQVNLGCLLYKEGQYAAACAKFSAALQASGYRPDLSYNLALAYYSSRQYASALKHIADIIEHGIRQHPELGVGMTTEGIDVRSVGNTLVLHQTALVEAFNLKAAIEFQLKNHEAAQEALTDMPPRAEEELDPVTLHNQALMNMDAKPTEGFEKLQFLLQQNPFPPETFGNLLLLYCKYEYFDLAADVLAENAHLTYRFLTPYLYDFLDAMITCQTAPEEAFIKLDGLAAMLTEQLRKLTIQVQEARHNRDDEAVKKAVNEYDETLEKYIPVLMAQAKIYWNLENYTMVEKIFRKSVEFCNDHDVWKLNVAHVLFMQENKYKEAIGFYEPIVKKHYDNILNVSAIVLANLCVSYIMTSQNEEAEELMRKIEKEEEQLSYEDPDKKIYHLCIVNLVIGTLYCAKGNYDFGISRVIKSLEPYHKKLGTDTWYYAKRCFLSLLENMSKHTIMLRDSVIQECVQFLEQCELYGRNIPAVIEQPLEEERLHIGKNTVTYESRQLRALIYEITGWNM from the coding sequence ATGGCGGGACTGAGCGGCTCGGAGATTCCCGACGGGGAGTTCACGGCGACCGTGTACCGTCTGGTCCGCGACTCGCGCTTCGCCGAGGCGGTGCAGCTGCTGGGCGGGGAGGTGCAGCGCAGCGCGAGGAGCCGCGCCGGCCTGTCGCTGCTGGGCTACTGCTACTACCGCCTGCAGGAGTTCGCGCTGGCCGCCGAGTGCTACGAGCAGCTCAGCCAGCTGCACCCGGACCTGGAGCAGTACCGCCTGTACCAGGCCCAGGCCCTGTACAAGGCCTGCCTGTACCCAGAGGCCACCCGGGTGGCCTTCCTGCTCCTGGACAACCCCGCCTACAACGGCCGGGTGCTCCGCCTGCAGGCCGCCATCAAGTACAGTGAGGGCGACCTGCCCGGGGCCCGCAGcctggtggagcagctgctgagcGGGGACGGAGGCGACGACGGTGGGGGCGAGAGTGAGCTCGACGggcaggtcaacctgggctgcCTGCTCTACAAGGAGGGCCAGTATGCAGCCGCGTGCGCCAAGTTCTCGGCGGCCCTGCAGGCCTCCGGGTATCGGCCTGACCTTTCCTACAACTTGGCTTTGGCCTATTACAGCAGCAGGCAGTATGCCTCAGCTCTGAAGCACATCGCAGACATTATTGAGCATGGCATCCGCCAGCATCCCGAGCTGGGTGTGGGCATGACCACGGAGGGCATCGATGTTCGCAGTGTTGGCAACACCCTGGTCCTTCACCAGACTGCTCTGGTGGAAGCCTTCAACCTCAAGGCAGCCATTGAATTCCAGCTGAAAAACCATGAAGCGGCCCAGGAAGCCCTCACTGACATGCCACCCAGGGCAGAGGAAGAGTTAGATCCTGTGACTTTACACAACCAAGCGCTCATGAACATGGACGCCAAACCTACAGAAGGATTCGAAAAGCTACAGTTCTTACTCCAACAGAACCCCTTTCCCCCAGAGACGTTtggcaacctgctgctcctctactGCAAATATGAATATTTCGACCTGGCGGCAGATGTCCTGGCAGAAAACGCACATTTGACTTACAGGTTCCTCACACCCTATCTCTATGACTTCTTGGACGCCATGATCACCTGCCAGACCGCACCTGAAGAGGCTTTCATTAAGCTTGATGGATTAGCTGCGATGCTGACAGAGCAGCTCCGGAAACTCACTATTCAAGTACAGGAAGCCAGACACAACAGAGACGACGAAGCTGTCAAAAAGGCTGTTAATGAGTATGATGAAACCCTGGAGAAGTATATCCCTGTGTTGATGGCCCAGGCAAAAATCTACTGGAACCTGGAAAACTACACAATGGTGGAAAAGATCTTCCGCAAATCTGTGGAGTTCTGTAACGACCACGATGTGTGGAAGCTGAACGTGGCTCATGTTCTGTTCATGCAGGAGAACAAGTACAAAGAGGCGATTGGGTTTTATGAGCCCATTGTCAAGAAGCATTATGATAACATCCTGAATGTCAGCGCTATTGTATTAGCTAACCTCTGCGTTTCATACATTATGACAAGCCAAAATGAAGAGGCTGAGGAGCTGATGAGGAAGATCGAAAAGGAGGAAGAGCAGCTGTCCTATGAAGACCCCGACAAGAAGATCTACCACCTGTGTATTGTCAACCTGGTGATAGGGACACTGTACTGTGCCAAAGGGAATTATGACTTCGGCATTTCTCGAGTGATCAAGAGCCTGGAACCTTATCACAAAAAGCTGGGAACCGATACGTGGTATTATGCCAAAAGATGCTTTCTGTCCTTACTAGAAAACATGTCAAAACACACTATCATGTTACGTGACAGTGTTATTCAAGAATGCGTCCAGTTTCTAGAGCAATGTGAACTGTATGGCAGGAACATACCTGCAGTTATTGAACAACCGCTGGAAGAAGAAAGACTGCATATTGGAAAGAACACAGTCACATATGAATCCAGACAGCTAAGAGCTTTGATTTATGAGATTACAGGGTGGAATATGTAA